The Methylocystis sp. ATCC 49242 region GAAGAGCTTCGGCGGCGTCGAAGAGCATCTTGTGCTGTAGGGTGCCCTTTTTGAAGGAGCGTGCGGCATTTGACATTTTGTTTGCGAGCCACGCTCGTGCCTCGCTGATGTCGGTGAAGTTTCGCACCGGGTGGTTGTTCCAACTGACCTTAATTGTCGCGGGCATGTTCAGCTTCCTTCATATATGAAAAAGGCCACGTGTTGTGGGCGTGGCCGTGTCGTTGGGTATCGGTGGGTGTGGGCGGGATCAGTCACCCCATTCGTCAGGGTCGAAGTGCTTGAGGACTTCGGGACATTCCTGTCCTGGTTCCTTTGGATAGAAGGGAACCAGTATTCCTCCTGGGTAGTCGAAGTGTGCCAGATCAACGTCGACGTTCAGGTGAAGGCAGAGCCGTTCAGCCAGTTGGTTGGCGACTGCTTCAATGATGTCCACGAAGATGTTGGCTCCGTCCATCTTGGACAGGCGAGCAGCCTCAAGCATTTCGTCGATGGTGAGTAGTTTTGCCAAGAGGAACCTCCTTGAGCCCATCATCACCTTCCCAGCCACAGTCGTCGCACCATGCGTTGTCGAAGATGCCCGAGACTTCGTATGCCTGGGTGTCGACGCTCCAGCGGACGGTGGCGTCGTGTCCTACGTTGTCGGAGCCGCAGTTGGGGCAGACCATCTTGATCATTCTTCAATCTCCTGCGTGTCGTATGGGGCGCCGACTGCCTCGAGCCATTCCTTGTGCGTGTTGAGCTCCTTCATCCGGCGCTCGAGGGCGGCGCGGAGCATTTCCGGAGTGAGGTCGTCGCCGGTTGGGTGGTTGGAGATGACCGTGAAGGCGATGGTGAGGGCGTGGTCATACTTGGTGGTCATCGGCGTTCTCTTCCTTGACGAGCTGATCAAATGTCCACTCCTGACCATCTTCATCGAGGAAAAGAGTCTTCCCATCACGGGTTTCAGGATGCTGTGCATCCCAATAGAGTTTCGTCTCGCCAACATACTCTGGCTCGCCCGTTTCGCTGATGCCGTAGATCAGAGCGATACCTGGGATGATCTCACTGGTTCCAATTATGAGAGAACCTGTTGGGCTTTTGTAGGTTGCCATGATTATTCTTCCTCAATGAGGTCGATGTGGCGATCGATCGACGTGAAGATAACTTCACCACTCATGATCTTGGCGAAGGCATCAGCCTGTTTCTGGGTGGAGAATGCAGCGGCGTAGAGGGTTGTTTCGTAGTCGTAGTGGTAGACAACTAGGAAGACATCCTTTCCCTGCGCTACCTGTTGTTCGAGCTTGTCGATGTGGTCAGCAGCCTTATTGAAGCCTCGCTGCTTATCGAAGCGACCTTCCCGGAGAAGTCTGGTGAAGTAGCTCACTGATCAATACTCCGAAGGCAGCATGAGGGTGTTGTCGACGAGGAAGAACTTGATCTCCTCGAGTGGGAAATCCATGTAGCGAATATCCTTCGTGTAGAGGACATTCCCGTTCCCATCGTCGGTGGTGAGGATTGCGGTGTTTTTGGTGAGATCGGTCTTCAGGGTCCAGGTCTGGAAAGCTTCGTTGAGGAGCTTGTGAAATTTGGGGTCCTTGTGGGAGAAGGCGTTGGACAGGACGATTTCGTCGATCAACCAGTATGCACGGCCGTTGATGGCGACGTATTGGACGCCATCGGTGTAGATGTAGTTGGGGAAGAGGTTGTGGCGGTAGGCATAGAAGCTGCCGGTGAACTGGGCGAGATCTGAGGGTTTGAGGGTCATTTCAGAAGCTCCCTTGCTTGGATGATGAACTCCCACAGGACCTGGGCTTCATCGAGGGTTTCGTCACCGCCCATTTCGGCGATCTCTTCTTCGGCTTCCTCTTGGGTGTTGCCGTCGTAGGGGGTGGTGAGGTTGGCGAGTTTGTGAACGAAATCTTGGTATTTACTCACGATGGGTCTCCGCAAACAGATTTGCCTCTTCCTCGGTGTCGAAGAAGTAAGCCTGATAATCAGGTTCATATTCAGCTGTGGGAGGGGAGATGAGGACTCTCCATCGTTCCTTTGGTCTCTTTGGTGTCCTATGGATCAGGATCGTGAGGTCCTCGGAGAGGTGGGGCTCGATCTCAGCTCCGCAGACTGGGCATTCGTCGTTGGATTGGGACGAGTGTTCGTCATCCCAATCAGTGTCGCAATGGGTGTAGTGATTGCGGAACCATGTCATTTGGTGACCTCCCACGAGTCCCAGACTTCGACACCTTCTCCGAAGCCGTTGAAGTCCTTGGTTGGATCCGTGGAGTCAGCCCATTTGTCTTTGGCAAGTTCCTCAGCTTCCTCGAGGGTGTTGGCCTTGACAGTCATGGAGTATCTGACTGTCTCGACGAGACGGACTTTGTAGGTGTTCATGTGTTGTATCCATACGCCAGCTTGTAGTGAGCAACCGCCGACTCGATCGTAGGCGTCGGGAACCCACCGTCCTTGCGATACATGTGATCAGCGTTTTTCCAGTATGGACGGAGTTGGTCGAGCAAGCGGGGAACGACCTCGAAGTCGAAGGGCTCGTAGTATTTGAGATCCTCAGGGAGTGCGAGCCAGACGGATTGAGCCCACATGCCGATGTCGATGGCGTCGAGGCGCATCTGGGCGGTGCCATAGTTGTCCCAGTAGGTGTTGAGCTCGGGATACTTGTCGGGTTGCAGGCGGCGGGTGATGATCTCATCCCAGACGCACAGGATGGCGTCGACTTCTTCAGGGTTGTAGAGGTCGTCGTGGAGGGTGATGGTCATTTTTCGCTCTTGATCTCGTGAGGGAAGGGAAAGCCAGAGATAGCTGCGGCGAACTTGGGAGACACAGGTGTTCGCCACCCGAAGCAGAACTTCTGGGTGCAGTCGTAGTAGATCACGTTCTCGGTGTTGATGTTGTTGTCGAGGAGCCACAGGAAGCCGTCGCGTTCGCGGAGAGCGCTCTCGGTCTTCTTGATGTAGGTCTCGTGGACTTTGGATCGTTTGGCAGCAGCGCGCTTGCTGTTGAGTTGGGTCTGCGCGTCGGTGTAGAGGAGGTTGAGGTAGGAGTGCTCTTCCTCGGTAAGCTTCGGGCGGTCAGTAGGGTCGTCGATGCGTCTGAAGCGCAGGAGGTGCAGATCTTCTTTCTTGAGATATGCATTGTTCAGACAGTGATGGCAGAAGACCGGAGTTGAGGGGATGAGGGTAATGGGTTCTTGACGCCCGCAGTATCCACACGCGACGGTGTTGTGCCGGATGTTACGCATGGCTGGGGTGATGATGAGGTAGTGACCTCGTTTGATGGAGTCTGAGAAGTTGATTGGGTAGTCCTCAGCCCAATCGAAGACGCGGAGCCCCTTGTCGGAGATGCCGGGTATGGGTGTGGTGTTCCATTGGTTGTTGAAGATGAATTTGGTTTCCAGCTCGATCTCGGTCGGAGTTTCGAACTGCGGGAAATAATGGGAACTTCCACCCCAGGTTCGGAAGCATTGGGTGTTTAGGGCGGAAAACTTTTCGACGAGCTGCTTGTAGGCAGCGGCGTCTTTGGGGTCGTCGGTGTAGAAGCGGTAAGATTGGATTATAGTTTTCATTGGGTTGATTACCTTTCGGCAATAAAAAAGCCCCGTTGAGGGGGCTGAGAGCGGAAGAGGTGTGGAGGTGGCTGTGAGCTACATTGACATTGGGTTCCACTCAGGGCCGTAGCACTCCTCACATTCGAGGCGGGTGAAGTTGCAGCCGGCGTCGGCCGCGTCTGCGAGAGTGTGATAACGAGCCATGTCGAGGTGAGAGGGTTTGGCGTCGAGGAGTGCGAGGTCAGTGAGCTTTCCGCAGCAGTGACATGCGACGAGCTCTCCCGAAAGGTAGTAGGTCATGGCTTCACCTCCATCTTGGTGATCCAGACGTCGAAGTCGTCGGAGTCGTAGAAGTCCCTGATCATCTCGAGAACGGCTTGGTGGGTTTCAGGTGTGGCCAGAGGGATTTGGTTGGTGAGGGCAACATCTGCGAGGATGATGTTGACCAGTTGGGAGGCGGCTTTGTCCGCGGACTCTTGCGACTTGAAGAGTTGGATGATGTGGCCTGGGTGTGCGGGGTGGGTTCCTTGGACGACGTAGATCATGAGTGTGTTTCCCACTCGAGAACGATGAGGTGCTCGTTGTTGATCTCAAGTTGGGTGTCGCTCCAGTCCCCTCCCCCAGGGATACGGACGGAGACCTTGATTGTGTGAGGTGGGACATCCTTGATGAAGGGTTGGAGGAAGTTGAGGATATCTTCTCTGTTGAGATAAACTCGGTTGGTTGTGTGGGTTGTGGTGTGTGTAGAGATTTCAGGCATGGTGGTCCTGGTGGTGAGGGGAGTGTGGATTAGATCCTGAAAGATCCATAAATCATGAAGCTTAAGGTGAAACTGGTTCCCATGACACTAAGGATAGTGATCAGGTCAGAGGGTCCAAAAATGCCTATCAAGATGAGTTGGAAGATCAGGGTGAGTCCGTAGAACAGGAGGATGAACAAGAGCGTCGAGAAAAAACTGATAATCAGGAGTTTGAGAAACCATTGGATGGCGTTGAGAATGTTGAGAATGTTCATGTGCGTATTGCCCCTTCGAGATGGTGGGGGTTGAGGCGGTATAGCTTGCCGTTGGTGAGGGATCGAAAGACCAGTTTGTGTCTTGGTTTGTAAGTGGGGTTGAGGTTGGCGACCGCCTGGAATGTCTGGTGACTGGTGCTGTCGTGGAACTTGAGGGGAGTTGGAAGGGTGAGAGTGTCGCCGGGTTTGAGGGAGGCGAGGAAGCGTTTGTGAGCTATCGCCTGTCTGCATCGGTCACGCCATTGGAGGGCGTAGGGGTTGGTTGTGGGGGACAGGAGGTCGAGGAACTTGGAGGACAGGATGACGGCGTAAGGTCCTGTGGACTCGTCCATGTCCTTGTAGGAGAAGTTGTAATGTTCTTTGTTGTTGAGACGTGTCAGGAAGATGAGGGCGGTAGTGGGGCCGTTTGGGGTTTTGATCGCAAACGCGTGGGTTGAGGAGTTGGCCGTGTGAGCGACGATGGTGGGTCGTTCTTCGGGTGGGAGGTGGTTCCACGTCAGTTCCTTGAGGAGTGTCTGGTGGACGGTTTGATGAGGGGGGGGGGTTATGGAAGGATGTCCAGCCCATGGGAGGTATCCTTATTCTTCAGGGGAGTCGTCCATGTCGTCCATGTCGTAGATGAGACTGATTTCTCCCACCCTGTTTCCGTTTATGTCCCTGATCGAGTGAGGACCAAATTTGAAATCAGACAGTCCATCCTGAAGAATAACATGTGACAGATACTGGAGGATGCGGGAGACCTCCGGCCTGGGGTCAGGCTGGAAGGCATCGTTGATGGTGTCGATTTTGATTGTGATTTTGAGCTCATCAATCATTGAGGTGTCCTTAGTTTTCGAGGGGAAATGGAATGAGCTCATCTGGGGTGACGACGCCGCGCCAGTTGGTGGTGAGCGACTGGATTGTCACGACGTTCAGGTAAGGACGTTCGTGGATGATCTCGACGTAGTCCCCTGCGTGGTCGAAGTAATCTCGGGGGATTTTGGGGAACAGGTCGGAGGGCTTGGGGTGGAAGATGTAGGTGTTGGTCATTTGGATTTGTTCCGGCTCTCGCATTCATCCATGAGCTGGTGATAGAGCTCGGGATCGTTTTCGATATGGTAGACATTGAGGAGGTAGGCCAGCTGGTGTGCGATCAGCCGGACTGGAGGATCGTTGCGTTGCGGGACGCCTTCGGCGATGCATTCCTTGCAGGCGTTGTGGAGACTGAGAGCGATGCCTGAGGGGTTGCAGGCGCCTTGCTGGATGAAGATCGCGTCTTGGAAACGACGTTGTGAGGTGGACATGGTTGGGTTCTCCAAAAGAAAACCCCACCTGTTGTGGCAGGTGAGGCTGGTAGATGTGAGTGATGTGAGTGATGTGGTGAGGTTACACCCTTGCCTCCTATGTTGCGGTCACGACCTAATAAATATTTGTGATGGATCTCAAGTCCAACGGGGGGTGCGGTCGTGAGCGTGTGGGACGGGGCCATGGACGTGGCCGTGGATTAGAGAATTACTCGTAGTAAGGGCGAGATGAGGGGAATGACTTGGGGTTTCCCTCAGTGATGCGGGCGTCATAGACGCCATTGGAAAGGACTGATGAGAGAGGACGTCGGCCTTTGTTGAGTTTGGAGATAAGGTGCCGATCGAGACGGTGGCGGTAGATACTGGCGGCTTTTCTCGTGCGGAAGCCACGGGTGAAGCGTGAGAAGTCGTCGTCGGGGTAGCCCGTAGTATACCACCAGCCGCCCTCCTCCGGTCCCCCATAGGATTGGTCGATCATGTAGATCGCGACGGTGAAATTTGATGGGGATGATTTCATTTGGAGAAGCTCTATTAGAAGGCAATGTGGGAGTTATCATCCCAAAGGTCGGAAGTTCTCTTCTTCACGTTCTTGGCGTAAAGCGTTGTGGGTTTGGAGTTAATGTCCCCCTCAGCATCCACCACCCACAGATAACTTGTTCCGTTGGGAGTATCGTAGGTGCCAAGGACCTTGTAGCAGGAGCTACTGAGGCCGATCACAATGTCACCAATCCGGATCGGGGTGACGAAGTTGTTCTCGATGTAGTCCTTCGACTCCTTGAGACCCCAGCCAGTGATGCTGCGGATCAACCTGATCGCTGTGATCTTGTGACCAGCGAGGGTGAGCACCTTCACAGTCTCGATGATGATGCGGGGGTTGATGTCGGCATTGATGTTGATGTTGGTGTTCATTTGGAAGGGCTCCATGGTTTGGTTTTGCTGAGGGTTGATGAGAGAGAAGGAAGCGAGGGAGGGTTGGCTTCGTAATAGTCAGCCAGCTTGTTGGCTTCATCGAGGATGTTGGTCTTGGTGAGTGACCAAGAGTGGTCAGCGATCACGTCGTGGCCGTCGTTGCCGTAGACGAGGAAGACCCAGCCGATTGGTTTAGCTTCGTTTGTGTAGATGTAGAGCGTATCTTCGTCCGTGGAGGCGAGGTTTTGGACGAGATCGTTGAG contains the following coding sequences:
- a CDS encoding DUF6876 family protein, with the translated sequence MTLKPSDLAQFTGSFYAYRHNLFPNYIYTDGVQYVAINGRAYWLIDEIVLSNAFSHKDPKFHKLLNEAFQTWTLKTDLTKNTAILTTDDGNGNVLYTKDIRYMDFPLEEIKFFLVDNTLMLPSEY
- a CDS encoding ribosomal protein L7/L12, producing the protein MNTNININADINPRIIIETVKVLTLAGHKITAIRLIRSITGWGLKESKDYIENNFVTPIRIGDIVIGLSSSCYKVLGTYDTPNGTSYLWVVDAEGDINSKPTTLYAKNVKKRTSDLWDDNSHIAF
- a CDS encoding DpnD/PcfM family protein, whose translation is MNTYKVRLVETVRYSMTVKANTLEEAEELAKDKWADSTDPTKDFNGFGEGVEVWDSWEVTK